A window of Ursus arctos isolate Adak ecotype North America unplaced genomic scaffold, UrsArc2.0 scaffold_16, whole genome shotgun sequence genomic DNA:
ctaacataatataataaaaattattattaaaaataaaaaatatctgattaaaaacaaaaaaagatgcaTTCCTGGTCATAacaatgttctctctctttctgtctcccttcctttctgcctccatcCCTCTCTCGCGGCTTTCAAAATGCATGTAGTCTGAGAGAGGTAACATGGCAAGGCATCATCAGTTCTTCACATCACAAAATTAAGAAGTACAAAAGGACCAGGAAGAGACATGTGGAAATGGGGGTTGAATGAGTAGGGGAGGATCAACCGTTTATGGGGTGCTCTGGGACTATCAGAAGCTAGGCTTGTATAACACCAGAAGGAATACAAGGAATCCCTTTGTTAACCCAAGTTCATCTGGGACCTTTTTGCCCCGGGAGCTCCAAGACCCTGTGGAACATGCCCAGGCCCTCCTGAAAATGTCATACCATCGGTTTCTTGTCACCAGTGGAGCAAGGAAAAGGTGTTCCCTGGTGTCTGGGGTTGCCTTGGGAATGACAGTGGGCAAACTAGCCCTGCAACTGTTCCAGACAAATCCCTGTGATCATTCATATGTGACCTCTCATGTAGGAGCAAGACATTGGGCAAATGTCCTGGTGGGACACCATCCAGTATCATAGCAGAGTGTGGGGCCACTGGGAGGGTCCTGGGCCTGAAAGTCCTGCCCTACTCTCCATGTGACCTCAGACAAACCCCTTCCCCACTGtacatctcagtttcctcatctgtgaactggGAGAAGTAGTGGGCCCTCTTCACAGTTCTCAGCGCAtgtgctctgtgtctctctctggctTGTGCCTAATCCCCGTGCCTCTCCCCATCCACACAGGAACCTTCGTCTCCACAGTTCCATCTCCTCCTGGAAGAATGCAGCactcctgctgcttctctctctctctttggaggAGACCACATCATCTCCAATCAAGAGAGTCAAACGTGGGTTCAGAGAAGCTGCAGCCTCCCCTCCTTAGGAGCCCTCCTGGGACTGAGGGTCAGACAGGATGCAAGGACTTGTGTTGTATGAGGTCACTTCCTCTGTGGCTTCAGAGCACTAGTTCTACTCACCCACCCTGGAACCTTCAAATCCTTCCTTCATCTGTTCCCTCTGTATTATTTCCCTAGCTTTATCTGGTATGTGTCTTttccaagtttaatttttttttttaagtgaatcaGTCACTAGGCAGGAGCCCGAGAGCAGAGAACAGGGAGGAGGTGGTTGCACaagtggaggagagagatgggatGACGTTAGGGGCTGACCTGGAAGTGGTGGCCAAGAGGGGAAGCCATGGGGCTTGGAGAGAGATTAGGAAGTAGAACTGGCCCAAGTCCATGACTGACAGGATGCTagggtgaaggggagggaggagtgaaCCTCAGGGTTCTCATGGCAGCCTGGGGGACTGTTGATGCCAAATATAAAGatgggagcagagagaaggaggcacTGCTGAGGGATAGGGAGACACTAAAGCTGATTTATACATGTGGGCATAGATGTCTTATGACATGCCCAGATGTATGTGCCCCAGGTGGCTGGATATGTTTCTTTAGCTTGGAAGTGAGAATAGGTCTGGAGGGAGGCATAGGTATCACAGTTAGCAACATGGGAATGAATGCAGGAAGTGTGTGTCAAGTAATGACAGCAGAGAGCTGAGACCCAAACTCCAGGGAGCTTCCCCAGTACCTGCAGAGGAACCCACAGGGTGTGTGCATTTGGGGAGGAGACTGCACAGACAAGGTAATTAGCTAAGGAGGGCtgactgggagggaggagggctctAAGTGAGAGCTGAAGCTGACACTGGGGCAAGGAACTTCAATGGCTAAACCAAAAAAGGTTTACATGCCTCAGAAGCAGAAAGGGGGTAGGACTGACTAGAGTCTACACTACTGAGAGGACATTTGTCTTTATAGTCCAAAGACTTGTATgtctttttacctctttggtgGTGTCCCTATTTGATTCCCTTTACTCTCTCTGTGCCCAAACCTAGAACAGTAGTTCCCAAGTAGCAGCCTACATCATGGTGCTCAACTGTCTGTTTTGGTGTCATTGGAGGCATTTTagatgatgtactataccttggctatttgaattaaaatttttaaaaaagagggaaaagaatttAAGTCTCTAGGCTTCACtttctagagattctgattcaggccataatctgtagtttttaaaagatgcacAGGTTTTTTCAATGTGCACTCCAGATTAGAAACCATAACTCTTCTTAGCATCAGACGTCCTTGGAGAGTGCATGAAGGGTGGTATGATGGGTCAGAAATATAGCTGAAAAGTACTAAAGGTCTCAGTCGACAGTGTTCAGGTATTCTGGAGTGAGTCTTGGATTGAGGTCTTGACACAGCCCTCATTCACTGTATATTCCCatctcacttaatttttttttaacctgggaaATTAGGAGGGTGATACTAATGATCACTGTGGTCTTTCCAATTCTAAACTCCTCTAATTACAAGACTAATAGTACCCAAAAGAATCATGCCTCTCTGGTCAGATGTCAGGTGTGGTGTGTCAGGTTTCTCTGCTCAGGTTCTCAGCAGGCTGAAACCAGAGTGGCAGCCAAAGCTGACATTCCCATATGGGACCAAGGGTTCTCGGTGACACTCACTGGCTGTGGCAGAATCATTTCCTTGCAGTTGTACCACTGAAGCTGCTTCCAGAGGCCACCTTCAGTCCAGGGCACCTAGTGCTCTCTGTCCTCGAGGCTCCTAATAGCATGTTGGGTTCCTCTCACACTTCGAATCTCTCTTATCTCTTCTCTATTAGTCAGAGGGCAAACTCTTCTTTTTAAGAACTCAACAGCTTAGGTCTGGCCCAGTCACATAATCTCTATATTTTAAGATCAATTAACTTGGGACTGTAATTCCATCCATGCAATCCCTTCACAGCAGTACCTAAATTCATGTTTGATTCAATAACCAGAGGATGGGAACCTTGGGGATGCAACTTTAGAATTCTGCCTCCCACAAGCTCAGAAATTATAAAGCTATGTCCAGCCCTAAAAAGGGAGGAAGCAAACCCATATCTGCCAAGCTcttcccatgtgccaggcaccgtgatGAGTGCATACAGGCATCATCCCCCTTAATTCTTAGAAGCAGGTTGTATGTAAGGTGGAGATTGtagttgtcattttatttttttaaaagattttatttatttatttgacagagagagagacagccagtgagagagggaacacaagcagggggagtgggagaggaagaagcaggcttccagcagaggagcctgatgtggggctcaatcccagaacactgggatcacggtctgagccaaaggcagacgcttaacgactgaaccacccaggcgccccatgtagttgtcattttatagatgggaaatgTTGGACTCAGGAGGAAGATTTTTTCCTCAAGATTATTTACCTAGTTGTGTTGGACTCAGGCTCCCAAGCCAAGTCCATCTTATACTGCTCCTCCCGTTGCCCATTTCTGTCCCCTTTAGGGGTAATTAAGAAGTTATATAGGGAACTCAGGTTGGTCTTGATTTCACAAGGAGTCAGGGGCCCAAATCAGGCCTCATGACTCCTATACTCCTATTTCCATGATATATCTACCACTCCTTACTAATTAATTTCCCCTATCAACAAAGATTCTGAAGGCAGAGGAATTGGGCATTAACATATTAAGTTTCAAGAGGAGAGAGGAGCTCCTGAACTTAAGGTAAGGCCCTTGTTCCCTATCTAATTCCCTGACATGGAATCTGAGATGCTTCCCCTTCAGTTGACCTGAGCACGGATTCCTGATTCAGATCAATCTAAATGAGCTATGAGTGGTGAGAGGCAGACCCAGCTCCTAAATATAAGCAGAGGGAGAACTGAGGGTGGAAGGTAGAAGAGAGGGCTGGTAGAATGTCACTATTTACCTTTTCCATGGGAGGAGAGCTGAAACCCTCAAGGGATGTGAATTTGGACATTGCTTTCTTGCAGAGAAACCAGGAGTGTGCCCCCAAGAGAGGGTCATCTGTATGACTAAAGTTCCAGACTACTGCACAACTGATTGGCAGTGCCTAAACCACATGAAATGCTGCTCATTCGCCTGTGGGAAAAAGTGCATGGATCCATTCCAAGGTAGTAGACCCCAGGCTGAGGGCACAGGTGCCTTTTCAGGTGTCTTACTTCCTGCTCCATCCAGAACTGGTTGAATGATTCCCTTGGATTGTAGGACAAAGAGGTCAGGGttcatgcttttctctttctctaatcaGATTCCCAACCCTCAAGTACAAACAATGAGTCCAGGCATGGTGGATGTCAACTGGAAAATATTGATGATAGTCTTCTTTGATCAAACATTCAAACATTCACAAATAACTAATACTTTTTGCATGATCACTAAGTGTTAAGAGACTATTGTTGGCACTGTGGTAAATACAAACCTCAGTCAGCTTAGATGCTGGGCTTGGATTTGGACTCTGTGGCCTTCAAAGAGGTTTTCTGAGGACTCAAAGTATAGAGCATCTCATAATaggaaatattatatatacacattttcattcattcactcattgttGTTATCTATTGTTAATGTCCTTTAGTCAAAGACCATCAGGAGCACACCTGTAGTTGAACAAGTTGGATTTATTACTCATTGCACTGAGAGAGAACATTCACCAGAGACAACCTGAGGGATCTCAGTAAGAAGCTGTTGGAAATAATCTACTATAGGATTGAGGCTTTGATTGGGGAATTTGGGGAGTGGATTTGTTCTACATTGGGTGATGTCAGAAAGTCAGGCAATTTTGTGATGATCTCAGGGAATCTTATCTACAGAGAGGGCAGGCTAGACTGAGGATAAAGTTATAATGGGTAGAGAAGGATAAAGTTATAATGGGTAGAGAAACATAAAGCACTCATAGGTGTTTGGTATTTTGTGGGTTTCACAATACCGTCTTTTAGTCTACCTTTATGATGGTCCCAGAGAGACCCTGTTTGATGTTGATGTCCTGTGACTTGTCTATATCTGACATGGCTCAGCTGTAAGCATCAGATCAGCTTCCAGACATGAGAggctgctgtttttcttttttcatgtttcattccttctatgtgccaggtgctttgtTAGGCACTTTGGATATAGTCGCTGAACAAATCTTACCTCACAAAGCTCAGGGCCTTAGAGAAGAAAGATCAGCTCCATATTTGTAGGAGAGCTAGGCTAGAACTTTTATTGACAGTGGCTCTCTCTATGACTTGTATGGTCATACCAAGAATTGTGTAAAAGCTGAGAGCCTGACCCTTTCTATTTTTCCCTACCCTTTATGTTCTTCCCTTTCTGCTTCCCTGTGTTCAGAACCCTGCATGCTACCCTCAGACAAAGGACAGTGTAACATTAGTCTCTTGCGCTGGTATTTTGACTTTCAACGTCAGTCCTGCCAACGCTTCAAGTATGGAGGCTGCCATGGGAATGCCAACAACTTCATCAGCATTGTACACTGCCAAATGGCTTGCTCATCAACTGGTAAGGCAATCTGAGATATTAGTCTAACCAGAATTAGTATACCAGCATAGTTATATGGTCAGGCTTTGAAGTTAAACTGCCTTGGTTCAAGTCAACTCTGTCATTCACTGATGGGTGGTCCTGGGTCAGCTGAAGCTCAGCATTCTTGTCTATAAAagggggataataatagcatttaCCTAATGGAGTTGTTGTGCCAGAAAAATGACACAGTGCACATATCCATTGAGTAGTACCTGGGGACTCACCCAAGAATGAAGCATAAACAGGTCAGGTCTGGACTCCTAAGAAGTAGGGGTAGAGCATGGAGTAAGTGAAGAATAGGCTGAGGTGAAGGTAAGGGCTGTGGATTAATTCCTACTATAATGACAACCACCAGTAACAGTGTCTTACAGAGGTAGGTGCCAGATAACCCAGATAAAAATCCTCCTTGTTCCATTTACTGcaaatttcttcatctcttgGAGGTGCAGTTCCCTCCCCTGTAATACTGGAATAACAGCAAAGACCTCACTGAGTTTTTGGTCGATTATATATGATCAGAACAAAAGGATTTGACATGGGGGCTGGTCAGTAGTGTGGGTTTGCTAAATGGTAGAACTCCAGGTGGTGAACATTGATGTTCAAATACAGCACTGTATGACTTACAAGGCAACACTAGATCCTTGCTTTCAGAGTCTGGAAAGCAGGCAGAATAATGTACCATCACCTCCAGtatacagacaaggaaacagatcaGAGAGGTAAAGTTACTTTCCCAAGGATTCACAGTAGGGCAGGGGTGGATCTGTAATTTATTTCTGTAAGTCCATTGGGCCTGAATAGCAAATGCAGTCTTGTGGTCTAACCCTTTGCAGGAGGCTTTAAGGAATCATGGCACTATGTGTTAGACCTTGGCTGACCCTcagaagcagcaggaggaagaaggcagggaaaTGGGCTTGGGCAGGTTTGGGGAAAATTTAGTTTGGGGCTCACGAAGAACCTAACAATAGCTCTGAGGGTCAAACATACCACACTCTGTCAGAGTCTGACTTGAGGGagatggaggagaaagagaagaagaagaaagagaaggagaaggaggagaaggaataagagaagaaaggaaatacttTCTGCCCTTGAATTTGCAAGTAGATAATGACAATAGGAAACATGcacaaaatctgaaagaatttatTTCCACACCATCTATGTCCTAGTGACCCACACAGTTGTAACCCCTGTCTGAATTTGACTTCCAAACTCCAACTGCATACTCTACTCCTTCATCTCAACCTCACAAACAACTCACATTTCACTTGTCTCAAATGGAACTCCTCATTTTTGCTCTGCCACCTCAATTCTGACCACTTCTTACCACGTCTTCAGCTGCCACCCCAATCCAGGAACCTGTCTTCTCATCTGGAGCTTCAAAGAAAAAGCTTAACTCTCTTTCTCCTACATCCCATGAGATGCTGAGGCATTCCATTTCTCCACAGCCTACCAGAGGTAGTCACGGTAGAGTGAaccaagtcacagaaagacacaCTAGTTtcaaagggggagggaggtgttTGAAGGGTGTGAGATGGGGTGGGGTTTGATGGAACTCACATCTACTCTTGTTTTAGTCAAGAAGGGACAGTGCCCACTCTTCCCTTTCAAGGACCGTATGGAGTGTCCAACTTCATGTAAGAGTGACTTCGATTGCTCCGAAACTGACAAATGTTGTGAATCCATGTGTGGCTTTGTTTGTGCCAAGGCCTGGACAGGTGAGGACTGGGGATATACCtcccaaaatctttgggacatatGCTAAGCATGCCATGCTGTCCCATGGAATGGGGATGCCCCTTTGGTTGACCTTAGATATCTCttggaatttttccttctttaatgcCCAATCACTGCTCTTGTGTTGTCCTCCTGATTTCAGGAAACCAT
This region includes:
- the LOC113258289 gene encoding WAP four-disulfide core domain protein 8, whose amino-acid sequence is MNTLHPISSNPHSDSKAARNLRLHSSISSWKNAALLLLLSLSLEETTSSPIKRVKQKPGVCPQERVICMTKVPDYCTTDWQCLNHMKCCSFACGKKCMDPFQEPCMLPSDKGQCNISLLRWYFDFQRQSCQRFKYGGCHGNANNFISIVHCQMACSSTVKKGQCPLFPFKDRMECPTSCKSDFDCSETDKCCESMCGFVCAKAWTVKSSFCPHKPIKCSKIDRPKCLQDHDCPMLQKCCSHCGLKCLEPQN